One Pecten maximus chromosome 16, xPecMax1.1, whole genome shotgun sequence DNA window includes the following coding sequences:
- the LOC117345004 gene encoding 26S proteasome regulatory subunit 7 has translation MPDHLGADQRKVRDNKEEEDKPIQALDEGDIALLKTYGVGQYSKSIKSCEEDIQNIMKRVNELSGIKESDTGLAPPALWDLAADKQTLQSEQPLQVARCTKIINADSDDPKYIINVKQFAKFVVDLGDQVAPTDIEEGMRVGVDRNKYQIHIPLPPKIDPSVTMMQVEEKPDVTYSDVGGCKEQIDKLREVVETPLLHPEKFVNLGIEPPKGVLLFGPPGTGKTLCARAVANRTDACFIRVIGSELVQKYVGEGARMVRELFEMARSKKACIIFFDEIDAIGGARFDDGAGGDNEVQRTMLELINQLDGFDPRGNIKVLMATNRPDTLDPALMRPGRLDRKIEFGLPDLEGRSHIFKIHARSMSVEKDIRYELLARLCPNSTGAEIRSVCTEAGMFAIRARRKMATEKDFLEAVNKVIKAYAKFSATPRYMTYN, from the exons ATGCCAGATCACTTAGGTGCAGACCAAAGGAAAGTTAGGGACAATAAGGAGGAGGAAGATAAACCAATTCAGG CTTTGGATGAAGGTGATATAGCTCTCCTGAAGACCTAT GGTGTGGGGCAGTACAGTAAATCCATCAAGTCATGTGAGGAAGACATTCAAAACATTATGAAGAGGGTCAACGAGCTGTCAG GTATCAAGGAGTCTGACACAGGATTAGCCCCTCCAGCACTGTGGGATCTGGCAGCTGACAAACAGACATTACAGA GTGAGCAGCCTTTACAGGTGGCTAGGTGTACCAAAATCATCAATGCAGACTCTGACGATCCAAAATACATAATAAACGTCAAACAGTTCGCTAAATTTGTTGTGGACTTGGGCGACCAGGTGGCACCTACAGATATTGAGGAGGGCATGAGAGTTGG TGTCGACAGGAATAAGTACCAGATACACATACCACTGCCACCGAAGATCGATCCATCAGTGACCATGATGCAGGTCGAGGAGAAACCAGATGTTACATACAGTGACGTTGGAGGCTGTAAGGAACAGATAGACAAACTTCGCGAGGTTGTGGAAACTCCTCTTCTACAT CCTGAGAAGTTTGTGAACCTTGGTATTGAGCCCCCAAAAGGAGTGTTGCTATTTGGACCTCCTGGAACAGGAAAGACACTTTGTGCCCGAGCAGTTGCCAACAGGACAGATGCCTGTTTCATTAGGGTCATAGGATCAGAACTGGTTCAGAAATATGTTGGAGAA GGGGCAAGAATGGTTCGTGAATTATTTGAGATGGCCAGATCTAAGAAAGCATGCATCATcttttttgatgaaattgatgcCATTGGAG GGGCCCGGTTTGACGATGGTGCTGGTGGAGACAATGAGGTACAGAGGACCATGTTGGAACTGATCAACCAGCTTGATGGGTTTGACCCACGTggaaacattaaagttcttatgGCAACAAACAGACCTGACACACTTGATCCCGCCCTGATGAGACCTGGTCGTCTCGACCGTAAAATTGAGTTTGGCCTTCCAGATCTTGAG GGAAGGTCACATATCTTCAAAATCCATGCCCGATCTATGAGTGTAGAAAAAGATATACGATATGAGCTTTTAGCAAGACTTTGTCCAAACAGCACAG GAGCTGAGATTCGCAGTGTTTGCACAGAAGCTGGTATGTTTGCCATCAGAGCACGAAGAAAAATGGCGACGGAAAAAGATTTCTTGGAAGCTGTAAACAAAGTAATCAAAGCATACGCCAAGTTCAGTGCCACACCAAGGTACATGACATACAATTAG
- the LOC117344941 gene encoding DNA-binding protein Ikaros-like: MTSSEVSMETNAMAAPTRDPSAIIDTAAHIQETMAALDENQPFYTKQGENFMCNLCDKSFNYKNGLIRHLRLTHGKEKPFECNICHRRFGYKNILMEHQNIHFGIKPYACNLCDKRFAARSNLVQHKLVHRKPFSCTICTKRFDKPEQLQRHLLGHPGGVLSCNLCSFSTTNQLSLNDHIQKSHPPQIMNTKDKHSSTLEGSSVDNSGFNQQKGTLPQFGVAFNFSKMKSPSQQMQTPSPSHSGSSSPMVSSSPGNDMSVDSIRRIDSICANLASRNPSALPQGDLGGLTQIKQEPQSPCSDNADSAHFMNPGMSSPFGHNMSMNHLNQQRMHMGGYSGTGHFGSSSGSHRGRSQSTDNAVLASAVINVESTQPGSARHSSGQTKEAADSTSNVSEVLSMLQTLARRSEEEGPGKFPQISITISHPKNNVDKATQFTQHNPSAPNLQDTLAYYEAQGKIYRCQHCRILFEERGLYFLHVALHGSPNPWECSICHTVFGDRNDFHLHLINQQHCHGTV, translated from the coding sequence ATGACTTCCTCAGAGGTCTCCATGGAAACAAATGCTATGGCTGCTCCCACACGGGATCCATCAGCCATCATAGACACTGCAGCACACATTCAGGAAACAATGGCAGCGCTGGATGAGAACCAACCATTCTACACCAAACAGGGGGAAAACTTCATGTGTAACCTTTGTGACAAATCATTCAACTATAAAAATGGCTTGATCAGACATTTAAGGTTGACCCATGGAAAAGAAAAACCATTTGAATGTAACATTTGTCATCGAAGATTTGGCTACAAGAACATCTTAATGGAACATCAGAATATCCACTTTGGAATAAAACCCTATGCTTGTAATCTTTGTGACAAACGTTTTGCAGCAAGGTCTAATCTGGTTCAACACAAGTTGGTACACAGGAAACCGTTTTCTTGTACGATTTGTACGAAACGGTTTGACAAACCTGAACAACTTCAGAGGCATCTGCTGGGTCACCCTGGAGGAGTATTGAGCTGTAACCTGTGTTCCTTCTCCACTACAAACCAGTTGTCACTCAATGACCACATACAGAAGAGTCATCCACCACAGATCATGAATACAAAGGACAAACATTCCTCAACTCTTGAAGGGTCGTCAGTTGATAATTCTGGATTCAATCAGCAGAAAGGTACATTACCTCAGTTTGGTGTTGCTTTTAACTTTTCTAAGATGAAGTCGCCAAGTCAACAAATGCAAACTCCTTCTCCGAGCCATTCAGGGAGCAGTAGTCCTATGGTGTCATCAAGCCCTGGAAACGATATGAGTGTAGACAGTATTAGACGTATTGACAGTATATGTGCCAACTTGGCATCACGCAATCCATCCGCTCTACCTCAGGGAGACCTCGGTGGACTGACCCAAATAAAACAAGAACCTCAGTCCCCTTGTTCTGACAATGCCGATTCCGCCCATTTTATGAACCCTGGCATGAGTTCTCCATTTGGACACAACATGAGTATGAATCATCTAAACCAACAGCGTATGCACATGGGAGGCTACTCTGGTACAGGTCACTTTGGTTCAAGTAGTGGCAGTCATCGTGGCCGAAGTCAGAGTACTGATAATGCTGTTTTAGCCTCTGCTGTAATAAATGTGGAATCCACACAACCTGGCTCAGCGAGGCACAGCAGTGGCCAAACAAAAGAGGCAGCTGATTCTACCAGCAATGTGTCTGAGGTGCTGTCCATGCTGCAGACTCTTGCTCGACGCTCTGAGGAAGAAGGCCCTGGGAAGTTTCCACAAATTTCAATCACAATCAGTCATCCAAAAAACAATGTGGATAAAGCTACACAATTCACACAGCACAACCCAAGCGCACCCAATCTGCAGGACACCCTAGCTTATTATGAGGCTCAGGGCAAGATCTACAGATGTCAGCACTGCCGTATTTTATTTGAGGAGCGTGGGCTGTATTTTCTACATGTTGCCCTTCATGGCTCGCCGAACCCCTGGGAATGTAGCATCTGTCATACTGTATTTGGTGACAGAAATGACTTCCACCTTCATTTGATCAACCAGCAGCATTGTCATGGTACTGTATAA